One stretch of Candidatus Nitrosotenuis cloacae DNA includes these proteins:
- a CDS encoding Calx-beta domain-containing protein: MQKLPLAIFLSFILLFSVVPISDVDAKKSSGTPLKKTSQNSISKIVCGDKLCSEIKRDGKSDQQSRFSIGGVAQQGVSRGGVTQQESLLQDVNTVTNGTTTESAPTTESAPTTESAPTTESAPTTESAPTTESAPTTESALPTLSIEDKTVTEGTGTNPGLSLTITSSAPAPSGGIRVSFTTSDGTAIAGTPTRDATGKLSGYTGDYATIPSGASIVIPEGQTSIIIRPTVFPDSISESTETFTITISNPTGATISDGTATVTITDDDASGTTGTGTTGTSGSALPTLSIEDKTVTEGTGTNPGLSLTITSSAPAPSGGIRVSFTTSDGTAIAGTPTRDATGKLSGYTGDYATIPSGASIVIPEGQTSIIIRPTVFPDSISESTETFTITISNPTGATISDGTATVTITDDDASGTTGTGTTGTSGSALPTLSIEDKTVTEGTGTNPGLSLTITSSAPAPSGGIRVSFTTSDGTAIAGTPTRDATGKLSGYTGDYATIPSGASIVIPEGQTSIIIRPTVFPDSISESTETFTITISNPTGATISDGTATVTITDDDASGTTGTGTTGTSGSALPTLSIEDKTVTEGTGTNPGLSLTITSSAPAPSGGIRVSFTTSDGTAIAGTPTRDATGKLSGYTGDYATIPSGASIVIPEGQTSIIIRPTVFPDSISESTETFTITISNPTGATISDGTATVTITDDDASGTTGTGTTGTSGSALPTLSIEDKTVTEGTGTNPGLSLTITSSAPAPSGGIRVSFTTSDGTAIAGTPTRDATGKLSGYTGDYATIPSGASIVIPEGQTSIIIRPTVFPDSISESTETFTITISNPTGATISDGTATVTITDDDASGTTGTGTTGTSGSALPTLSINSPYPKNEGTSTSSSTNPYTDFTTNVYLSSSSSTPVSFDRLILPITTSADDVSSYQAMTRPTIAPGQTQLGIPLYVKADSLSESNEGIVVIINKPEGATIENNIALVEIKNDDGTTQPSRSISLHPQVSILEGTDSSSKPSPSGITVSLSSPSTSPVTFRIYALPNTATMSLGTTPNANTDDFTISTSTTVTIPAGQTFVNIPMMIYPDSRPESNETFTLVLYGITGAGIGGQIVSTVTIIDDDSSSPPTLNQNLPKLGTWGAAIKEGTTNVNPTPTQEMVIFLDTPPQTPVKFKITDTPGTATRGTGTTDANGDYVSFPADMVFTIPAGVTQYSQPVPPIIRDSVSESNENFRITLTDPIGATLSTASEGGSYATISITNDD, encoded by the coding sequence TTGCAAAAATTACCCCTGGCAATATTTTTGTCATTTATCTTGTTGTTTTCCGTAGTGCCGATTTCAGATGTTGATGCAAAAAAATCATCTGGCACACCGCTAAAAAAGACATCACAAAACTCTATATCAAAAATCGTTTGCGGTGACAAGCTTTGCTCTGAGATAAAACGGGATGGAAAAAGCGATCAACAAAGCAGGTTTTCTATTGGTGGTGTGGCTCAACAAGGTGTCTCTAGAGGTGGCGTGACACAGCAGGAATCTTTACTACAAGATGTTAATACCGTGACAAATGGGACAACAACCGAGTCTGCACCAACAACCGAGTCTGCACCAACAACCGAGTCTGCACCAACAACCGAGTCTGCACCAACAACCGAGTCTGCACCAACAACCGAGTCTGCACCAACAACCGAGTCTGCACTCCCAACACTATCTATAGAAGACAAAACAGTAACCGAGGGAACTGGAACAAATCCTGGTCTCAGCCTCACAATAACTTCATCTGCTCCTGCACCTTCAGGCGGAATACGTGTTTCATTTACAACAAGCGATGGTACAGCAATAGCTGGTACACCAACACGTGATGCTACTGGTAAGCTATCTGGGTACACAGGAGATTATGCCACTATTCCTTCAGGAGCATCTATAGTAATTCCAGAAGGCCAAACTAGTATCATAATTAGACCGACAGTATTTCCAGATTCTATATCAGAATCAACCGAGACCTTCACAATAACAATATCCAACCCAACAGGTGCCACCATATCTGACGGTACCGCAACAGTAACCATAACAGACGATGACGCATCCGGAACCACAGGAACTGGAACTACCGGCACATCTGGCTCTGCACTCCCAACACTATCTATAGAAGACAAAACAGTAACCGAGGGAACTGGAACAAATCCTGGTCTCAGCCTCACAATAACTTCATCTGCTCCTGCACCTTCAGGCGGAATACGTGTTTCATTTACAACAAGCGATGGTACAGCAATAGCTGGTACACCAACACGTGATGCTACTGGTAAGCTATCTGGGTACACAGGAGATTATGCCACTATTCCTTCAGGAGCATCTATAGTAATTCCAGAAGGCCAAACTAGTATCATAATTAGACCGACAGTATTTCCAGATTCTATATCAGAATCAACCGAGACCTTCACAATAACAATATCCAACCCAACAGGTGCCACCATATCTGACGGTACCGCAACAGTAACCATAACAGACGATGACGCATCCGGAACCACAGGAACTGGAACTACCGGCACATCTGGCTCTGCACTCCCAACACTATCTATAGAAGACAAAACAGTAACCGAGGGAACTGGAACAAATCCTGGTCTCAGCCTCACAATAACTTCATCTGCTCCTGCACCTTCAGGCGGAATACGTGTTTCATTTACAACAAGCGATGGTACAGCAATAGCTGGTACACCAACACGTGATGCTACTGGTAAGCTATCTGGGTACACAGGAGATTATGCCACTATTCCTTCAGGAGCATCTATAGTAATTCCAGAAGGCCAAACTAGTATCATAATTAGACCGACAGTATTTCCAGATTCTATATCAGAATCAACCGAGACCTTCACAATAACAATATCCAACCCAACAGGTGCCACCATATCTGACGGTACCGCAACAGTAACCATAACAGACGATGACGCATCCGGAACCACAGGAACTGGAACTACCGGCACATCTGGCTCTGCACTCCCAACACTATCTATAGAAGACAAAACAGTAACCGAGGGAACTGGAACAAATCCTGGTCTCAGCCTCACAATAACTTCATCTGCTCCTGCACCTTCAGGCGGAATACGTGTTTCATTTACAACAAGCGATGGTACAGCAATAGCTGGTACACCAACACGTGATGCTACTGGTAAGCTATCTGGGTACACAGGAGATTATGCCACTATTCCTTCAGGAGCATCTATAGTAATTCCAGAAGGCCAAACTAGTATCATAATTAGACCGACAGTATTTCCAGATTCTATATCAGAATCAACCGAGACCTTCACAATAACAATATCCAACCCAACAGGTGCCACCATATCTGACGGTACCGCAACAGTAACCATAACAGACGATGACGCATCCGGAACCACAGGAACTGGAACTACCGGCACATCTGGCTCTGCACTCCCAACACTATCTATAGAAGACAAAACAGTAACCGAGGGAACTGGAACAAATCCTGGTCTCAGCCTCACAATAACTTCATCTGCTCCTGCACCTTCAGGCGGAATACGTGTTTCATTTACAACAAGCGATGGTACAGCAATAGCTGGTACACCAACACGTGATGCTACTGGTAAGCTATCTGGGTACACAGGAGATTATGCCACTATTCCTTCAGGAGCATCTATAGTAATTCCAGAAGGCCAAACTAGTATCATAATTAGACCGACAGTATTTCCAGATTCTATATCAGAATCAACCGAGACCTTCACAATAACAATATCCAACCCAACAGGTGCCACCATATCTGACGGTACCGCAACAGTAACCATAACAGACGATGACGCATCCGGAACCACAGGAACTGGAACTACCGGCACATCTGGCTCTGCACTCCCAACACTATCAATTAATTCCCCCTATCCAAAAAATGAAGGAACATCAACATCATCTTCCACTAATCCTTATACCGACTTTACGACTAACGTGTATCTAAGCTCATCATCTTCAACTCCAGTCTCATTTGACCGTCTTATACTTCCAATCACAACATCCGCTGATGATGTGAGCAGCTACCAAGCAATGACTCGACCTACTATTGCACCAGGACAAACACAGCTTGGAATACCTCTCTACGTCAAAGCTGATTCGTTATCTGAGTCAAACGAGGGGATTGTTGTGATTATAAATAAACCGGAAGGAGCCACGATTGAAAACAACATTGCTTTGGTAGAAATAAAAAACGATGATGGCACTACACAACCATCAAGATCGATATCCCTTCATCCTCAAGTATCTATTCTAGAGGGAACAGATTCTAGCTCTAAACCTAGTCCGTCTGGCATAACTGTATCACTAAGCTCCCCATCTACATCGCCTGTCACATTTAGGATTTATGCACTGCCGAATACTGCTACTATGTCTCTTGGCACTACTCCAAATGCAAATACTGATGATTTTACAATCTCTACTAGCACTACAGTGACAATTCCAGCTGGCCAAACATTTGTCAATATACCGATGATGATTTATCCTGATTCTAGACCAGAATCAAACGAAACATTCACACTAGTACTCTATGGTATAACCGGTGCCGGAATTGGAGGACAAATAGTTTCAACTGTAACGATAATAGATGATGATTCCAGTTCTCCGCCAACTCTGAACCAAAACTTGCCTAAATTGGGAACTTGGGGCGCGGCTATTAAAGAGGGGACGACAAACGTTAATCCTACACCTACACAGGAAATGGTTATCTTCCTTGATACTCCTCCGCAAACACCTGTAAAGTTCAAGATTACAGATACTCCTGGCACTGCCACAAGGGGTACTGGTACTACCGATGCAAATGGTGATTATGTTTCATTTCCTGCCGACATGGTGTTTACCATACCTGCTGGCGTGACACAATATTCTCAACCAGTACCACCGATCATTAGGGATTCTGTATCAGAATCAAACGAAAACTTCCGAATCACACTCACCGATCCAATAGGTGCTACCCTAAGCACCGCATCGGAGGGTGGTAGTTATGCAACAATATCCATCACAAACGATGACTAA
- a CDS encoding SLC13 family permease, whose amino-acid sequence MSALSDHRRSVSKKTITGFVLLGILSVLIWLVPGAIGFDAGISLRLLAIVLLSIYIVLAFEIVHRTVIVLVAATIAIIIGITTDLFEAEKSFEFAIHSIDFNTIGLLLGMMVIVTILAETGIFQYIGIKMSKASKGNMWKLLVMMSVFTAVTSMFIDNVTTVLLMIPVTISIFKTFRMSPIPFILAQVLASNIGGTATLIGDPPNIMIGSAAGIDFNTFLIHMGPTIGVSLIVSLILFKVFFRKDLRASPQNLEEIMSQDEKSFIKDKSLLVKSLLVLFGTIALFVIHGILHVEPSIIALGGAGVLLLISRIKPEKIFHEVDWSTLIFFACLFITISVGRESGMIDALAKVALGITEGDPWANFFMITWLSAIASAFVDNIPFAATMIPLIDVLNQNPTIAAEFNYAISPLWWALALGVGLGGNGTLIGSSAGIIAIGLAEKYGYRITFNQFFKVGFPFMIITVAAGSIVLMIDVMLKI is encoded by the coding sequence ATGAGTGCGCTTTCCGATCACAGACGATCCGTGAGCAAAAAAACAATCACTGGGTTTGTGCTGCTAGGTATTCTTTCCGTTTTGATTTGGCTCGTTCCAGGCGCAATTGGATTTGATGCAGGCATTTCCTTGCGCCTTTTGGCAATAGTTCTGCTTTCCATATACATCGTACTTGCGTTTGAGATCGTTCATAGAACCGTAATTGTGCTAGTAGCTGCCACCATTGCAATCATAATTGGCATCACCACTGATCTTTTTGAGGCCGAGAAAAGCTTCGAGTTTGCTATTCATTCCATTGATTTTAACACGATAGGTCTTTTGCTTGGAATGATGGTCATTGTGACCATTCTAGCTGAGACAGGCATCTTCCAGTACATTGGAATCAAGATGAGCAAGGCATCCAAGGGAAACATGTGGAAGCTGCTAGTCATGATGAGTGTCTTTACTGCAGTGACGTCCATGTTCATAGATAATGTTACAACGGTTCTGCTTATGATCCCAGTCACCATTTCTATATTCAAGACTTTTCGCATGTCGCCGATTCCATTCATACTTGCACAGGTGCTTGCATCAAACATAGGCGGAACTGCCACACTAATTGGAGATCCCCCAAACATAATGATAGGCTCAGCTGCCGGCATTGACTTTAACACGTTTTTGATTCACATGGGGCCAACAATTGGCGTTTCGCTAATAGTATCATTAATCCTGTTCAAAGTGTTCTTTAGAAAAGATCTCAGGGCATCACCTCAAAACCTTGAAGAGATAATGAGTCAGGATGAAAAATCTTTCATCAAGGACAAATCACTTTTGGTAAAATCACTGTTGGTGCTGTTTGGCACCATAGCGCTTTTTGTCATTCATGGAATTTTGCACGTAGAACCATCAATCATTGCTCTTGGTGGTGCCGGTGTTTTACTCCTCATATCAAGAATAAAACCTGAAAAAATATTCCACGAAGTCGATTGGAGCACCCTCATATTCTTTGCCTGTCTTTTTATCACCATAAGTGTGGGAAGAGAATCTGGAATGATCGATGCGCTGGCAAAGGTTGCGCTAGGCATTACTGAAGGAGACCCATGGGCAAACTTTTTCATGATAACGTGGTTGTCTGCCATTGCAAGTGCGTTTGTAGACAACATCCCATTTGCAGCAACCATGATACCACTAATTGATGTGCTAAACCAAAATCCCACAATTGCAGCAGAATTCAATTATGCGATTAGCCCATTATGGTGGGCACTGGCTTTGGGAGTTGGTTTGGGCGGAAATGGCACACTCATTGGATCCAGTGCCGGAATAATTGCAATCGGCTTGGCAGAAAAATATGGCTATAGAATTACCTTTAATCAGTTCTTCAAAGTTGGATTTCCATTCATGATAATAACTGTCGCAGCAGGAAGTATTGTTTTAATGATAGATGTCATGTTAAAGATCTGA
- a CDS encoding radical SAM protein, giving the protein MMLNYDYPLYRPPSEADSLIFQVTLGCSFNECSFCDMYRSKQYSERPWDEVKAEIDLMAKALPDTRRIFLADGDALNLSVEYMQKIVKYLKEKFQNLERIACYAMPMNVLKKTPEELKLLRESGLDMFYLGIESGSDLILKKVTKGATSTTIIRACKKAKDAGYILSCMIILGLGGKTHSKEHIKGTAQVINASTPHYVGALTLYLENGIKDEFLNKFGEPFIPVSDSEAREELEDLVSQINVKDEVIFRANHGSNAYTIKGTFPQDKQMMLDKISWMRQHPEVVRPVGLRGF; this is encoded by the coding sequence ATGATGCTAAACTATGATTATCCTCTGTATAGGCCGCCATCCGAGGCAGACTCGCTTATTTTTCAAGTCACTCTTGGATGCTCATTTAATGAGTGCTCTTTTTGCGACATGTACCGCTCAAAGCAATACTCAGAGCGACCATGGGATGAGGTAAAGGCGGAAATTGATCTCATGGCAAAGGCACTGCCGGACACCAGAAGAATATTTCTGGCGGATGGCGATGCGCTTAATCTCTCAGTAGAATACATGCAAAAGATTGTAAAATATCTAAAAGAGAAATTCCAAAACTTGGAGAGAATTGCATGCTATGCAATGCCAATGAATGTTCTCAAGAAAACCCCAGAGGAGCTAAAACTATTACGGGAATCAGGCCTGGACATGTTTTATCTTGGAATAGAGAGCGGCTCTGATCTTATACTAAAAAAAGTAACCAAGGGTGCTACATCCACTACAATAATTCGGGCCTGCAAAAAGGCAAAGGATGCTGGCTATATCCTGTCCTGTATGATAATTTTGGGCCTTGGTGGCAAGACCCATTCCAAAGAGCACATCAAAGGCACTGCCCAAGTAATCAATGCATCTACCCCTCATTATGTTGGAGCTCTGACACTATACCTAGAAAATGGCATCAAGGACGAATTTCTAAATAAATTTGGCGAGCCGTTCATACCAGTATCGGATTCGGAGGCAAGAGAAGAACTGGAAGACTTGGTATCGCAAATAAATGTCAAAGACGAGGTGATATTTCGCGCAAACCACGGCTCTAATGCATACACCATCAAGGGGACGTTTCCACAAGACAAGCAGATGATGTTGGACAAAATATCATGGATGAGGCAGCACCCAGAAGTGGTCAGACCCGTAGGCCTTCGCGGTTTTTAA
- a CDS encoding Calx-beta domain-containing protein, with the protein MHKVPLAIFLSFILVFAIVPIYDADAAKNTATKTKKAKSFGSNTKSLICGDKLCSKIKQDVKQEKSTKQIPGRDGKVAPQSRFSIGGVSQQSAHMDSDRDKIPDNQDNCPNVKNKKQRDWDGDGIGNKCDADFADPDKDGIPESVDNCPAVKNRNQKDKDGDGIGNKCDGDDPSITQEDLDSDLESDDDADDVEDQDEGDDSGRDSRGDTREHDARESGRDNDKDDKRESGRDDNRKHDDSRDGYSNQPATPAIPATPATPATPATPATPATPAVLPILSISDVPVAEGTSSSLTTVTFTVSSSMAAPPGGIDFKWSARPGTAIPSSQSNQNGDYSAPSSPIPGSIPEGQLSKTLNVRLNADSTPEPNETFTIIISSVRGAVILDGEAAITILDDDSGTQPTPPTQQPPSSSPPVPQPAPQPTPQPIPQPPTTTPPSTQDITTKTYSDGTTIITTLTTIIVTTSSGTTTYPAGTILAYDEASHTLTVQYRDGTTIITSPSGTTVMTSIGTAVLYPAGTTITYNITVSMFTIINKDGTTTSSSAGSLGAPSTNPVPQNTPLPPQSVPNIATSRQISGATLSVSDYTFAEGTSSGSSSVYVTVRLTNDSPQRSSPVTFQYMTKDLTAQGDYDYIPVLVPTNGQIAPGQDSFHIEIKVIRDSISESDEAFLVSLFNAEGATISDNESIVKLTNDDQAFAQSSSSSQLDLEAQKLDMAKQLAELRAQLAQIQNTKIENTKIETSKTERITEKETTIIKEGSPVVASGLTPTKSNVTSNGVDQTQPKSVKSKIPTWVRQAAGYWAQDVISDKEFSTAIEWLIKEGIVMVEFPDKIDKEGGQNTKIPTWIKQNAAWWSHDRIPDTDFASNLQYLIKQGIIKVR; encoded by the coding sequence TTGCACAAAGTACCACTGGCAATATTTCTCTCATTTATTCTTGTATTTGCTATAGTTCCAATTTATGATGCGGATGCTGCAAAAAACACAGCCACCAAAACAAAAAAGGCAAAATCATTTGGATCAAACACAAAATCGCTGATTTGCGGAGACAAGCTTTGCTCCAAAATAAAACAAGACGTAAAGCAAGAAAAGAGCACAAAGCAAATTCCAGGACGGGATGGAAAGGTAGCCCCGCAAAGTAGATTCTCAATTGGTGGAGTATCACAGCAGTCCGCCCACATGGATTCTGATAGGGACAAGATCCCAGACAACCAAGACAACTGTCCCAATGTAAAGAACAAAAAACAACGAGATTGGGACGGAGACGGAATTGGCAACAAGTGCGATGCTGATTTCGCAGATCCTGACAAGGACGGCATTCCAGAAAGCGTAGATAACTGCCCCGCCGTGAAGAATCGAAATCAAAAAGACAAGGATGGTGATGGAATTGGAAACAAGTGTGATGGCGATGATCCATCAATCACACAAGAAGACTTGGATTCTGATTTAGAATCCGATGATGATGCCGATGATGTAGAAGATCAAGATGAAGGCGATGACTCTGGAAGAGATTCTAGAGGTGACACTAGGGAGCATGATGCAAGAGAATCAGGCAGAGACAACGATAAGGACGACAAAAGAGAATCAGGCAGAGACGACAATAGAAAACATGATGATTCTAGGGATGGATATTCAAACCAACCCGCCACACCAGCAATCCCAGCCACACCAGCAACCCCAGCCACACCAGCAACCCCAGCCACACCAGCAACCCCAGCAGTACTTCCAATATTGTCAATTTCTGATGTTCCGGTAGCAGAAGGAACATCATCCAGTCTTACAACTGTGACATTTACTGTTAGCTCAAGTATGGCAGCTCCACCTGGTGGAATAGATTTCAAATGGTCTGCACGTCCTGGCACTGCAATACCATCGTCTCAATCAAACCAAAATGGCGACTATTCAGCACCATCATCACCAATACCTGGATCAATCCCAGAAGGTCAACTCAGCAAAACACTAAACGTTCGACTAAATGCCGATTCTACACCGGAACCAAATGAGACATTTACAATAATAATTTCGTCTGTACGTGGAGCAGTCATACTGGATGGAGAAGCAGCAATCACAATACTTGATGATGATTCTGGAACACAACCCACTCCTCCAACCCAACAACCACCGTCTTCTTCCCCACCCGTACCACAACCTGCCCCACAACCGACACCACAGCCAATCCCTCAACCCCCAACCACAACTCCACCGTCAACACAAGACATTACAACCAAGACATATTCTGATGGTACCACAATAATCACAACTCTAACTACGATCATAGTTACAACCTCATCTGGCACGACGACTTATCCTGCTGGAACCATACTAGCATATGATGAGGCTTCTCACACCCTAACCGTACAATACAGAGACGGCACCACGATCATCACATCGCCATCTGGTACAACAGTAATGACTTCTATTGGTACCGCTGTCTTGTATCCTGCCGGCACTACCATAACTTACAACATTACGGTCTCCATGTTTACCATAATCAACAAGGATGGCACCACTACAAGCTCATCTGCAGGTTCTTTGGGTGCGCCGAGCACAAATCCAGTACCTCAAAATACCCCCCTTCCGCCTCAAAGCGTGCCTAACATCGCAACATCTAGACAAATTAGTGGAGCTACTCTGTCTGTTAGCGACTATACATTTGCAGAAGGAACCTCATCTGGAAGCTCCAGTGTCTATGTTACAGTTAGGCTGACAAATGATTCCCCTCAGCGAAGCTCACCTGTAACATTCCAGTACATGACCAAAGATCTTACCGCCCAGGGAGACTATGATTATATTCCAGTGCTGGTTCCAACAAACGGCCAGATCGCTCCCGGCCAGGACAGCTTCCACATAGAAATCAAAGTTATCCGCGATTCCATATCAGAATCAGATGAAGCATTTTTGGTTTCGCTGTTCAATGCAGAAGGGGCCACAATATCCGATAATGAATCAATAGTAAAGCTGACCAATGACGATCAGGCTTTCGCACAATCTAGCTCGTCATCTCAGCTGGACTTGGAGGCGCAAAAGCTCGACATGGCAAAGCAGCTGGCAGAGCTCAGGGCACAGCTTGCACAAATACAAAACACCAAGATAGAGAACACCAAGATAGAAACATCAAAGACAGAAAGAATAACGGAAAAAGAGACCACCATAATAAAAGAGGGCTCACCGGTGGTGGCATCTGGGCTCACACCTACCAAATCAAATGTTACATCAAATGGTGTGGATCAGACGCAACCAAAATCCGTAAAATCAAAGATTCCAACCTGGGTAAGACAGGCTGCAGGATATTGGGCGCAGGATGTAATATCTGATAAAGAGTTCTCTACTGCAATAGAGTGGCTAATCAAGGAAGGAATAGTCATGGTAGAGTTCCCAGACAAAATAGACAAGGAGGGCGGCCAAAACACCAAGATCCCAACATGGATTAAGCAAAACGCTGCCTGGTGGTCGCATGATAGAATACCGGACACTGATTTTGCATCAAACCTGCAGTATCTGATAAAGCAGGGAATAATCAAAGTCAGATAA
- a CDS encoding acyl-CoA thioesterase, producing the protein MFPHDANPAGNVFGGEILKQIDVVAGIVAHRHSRKNAVTASIDRVDFLKPVYVGNALILNARLNAVKNSSMEIEVRVEAEDLIKGTKTLTGTALVTSVALDENGRPTHVPKLALKTKEEKQRFAQGIKRMNQRIKEKKRNKAKA; encoded by the coding sequence ATGTTTCCGCATGATGCAAATCCTGCTGGAAATGTCTTTGGTGGCGAGATCCTAAAACAGATAGATGTAGTAGCAGGAATTGTTGCCCACAGGCATTCCAGAAAAAACGCAGTCACCGCAAGCATTGACCGAGTAGACTTTCTCAAACCAGTCTATGTGGGAAATGCTTTGATCCTAAATGCCAGACTAAATGCAGTCAAAAACTCGTCAATGGAAATAGAGGTCCGGGTGGAAGCAGAAGACCTAATCAAAGGTACCAAAACGCTGACTGGAACAGCACTAGTAACATCAGTAGCACTGGATGAGAATGGCAGGCCGACGCATGTACCCAAGCTTGCGCTAAAGACCAAAGAGGAAAAGCAAAGATTTGCCCAAGGAATCAAACGCATGAATCAAAGAATCAAAGAGAAAAAACGCAACAAGGCTAAGGCTTGA
- a CDS encoding adenylate/guanylate cyclase domain-containing protein, producing MNLTSGSLVHANFFFIDIVSLSDPKLSTKSQIKKIEGLTSCLLECNTYKTTPKENLLLNTTGDGFWLGFLQGPELPLRLAIELQARLAEYNKSRIPSETINVRIGLHSGISYVVKNITGNLDIWGPGIILTRRVMDLGDDGHILLSPRLAEDLCELSDEYKKIIRPIHDYTIKHGTTMLIYSAFGDGFGNPKSPTKGIVDKSMMGKEIPKIQKSTIYPSASVELLIQNHDTMLVHHKRTYELENISDEPIQYVLHGIGTDVKKDSINDLNILVRDESGQPMRISSITMDKPYSKEFSTAFNRPIQRQEKNRGFTLEYDVEEPNRYFENAFLVDCKKFALSLEHDKNAPIKPVLFELNQETEQKKALTTVPHIAQSDNKVSLRWEFENLTRGYTLRLEW from the coding sequence ATGAATCTTACTTCGGGCAGCTTGGTTCATGCAAATTTTTTCTTCATAGACATAGTCAGCCTATCTGATCCCAAACTTTCCACAAAATCACAAATAAAAAAAATCGAGGGCCTAACATCATGCCTTTTAGAGTGTAATACATACAAGACAACGCCAAAGGAAAACCTACTTTTGAATACCACTGGGGATGGATTCTGGCTTGGATTCTTGCAAGGCCCAGAGTTGCCGCTAAGGCTAGCAATAGAGCTGCAAGCAAGGCTTGCAGAATACAACAAGTCTCGGATTCCATCTGAGACAATAAATGTCAGAATTGGTCTGCACAGTGGAATATCTTATGTGGTAAAAAACATCACGGGGAATCTGGATATCTGGGGGCCTGGAATAATTCTGACGCGCAGGGTAATGGATCTTGGGGATGATGGGCATATTTTGCTTAGCCCAAGACTAGCAGAAGATCTCTGCGAATTATCTGATGAATACAAAAAGATCATTCGGCCCATACATGACTATACCATCAAACATGGCACTACCATGTTGATTTATTCTGCATTTGGGGATGGGTTTGGCAATCCAAAAAGCCCAACCAAGGGAATAGTAGACAAAAGTATGATGGGCAAAGAGATCCCAAAAATACAAAAATCCACCATATATCCTTCTGCGTCTGTTGAGTTATTGATTCAAAATCATGATACGATGCTTGTGCACCACAAAAGAACGTACGAGCTGGAAAATATCTCTGATGAGCCAATCCAGTATGTATTGCATGGAATCGGAACGGACGTAAAAAAAGACTCGATAAATGATCTAAACATCTTGGTGCGTGATGAGTCTGGGCAGCCAATGAGAATATCTAGCATAACAATGGACAAGCCATATTCCAAAGAGTTTAGCACCGCGTTTAATCGGCCAATACAAAGACAGGAAAAAAACCGCGGATTTACACTGGAATATGACGTGGAGGAGCCAAACCGGTACTTTGAGAATGCCTTTTTGGTTGATTGCAAAAAATTTGCGCTATCACTTGAGCACGACAAAAATGCTCCAATAAAACCTGTACTCTTTGAGCTAAACCAGGAAACGGAGCAAAAAAAGGCCTTGACTACTGTACCACACATCGCACAGTCTGATAATAAAGTCAGCCTAAGGTGGGAATTTGAAAATCTTACCCGTGGCTATACTCTGCGTTTGGAGTGGTAA
- a CDS encoding ArsR/SmtB family transcription factor produces MANDPYAKRLLWFVFAGSRGGMNRLRLIQAIQKTPLNANQLAKELGIDYKAIIHHVMVLEKNNLITRIGEKYNVTFFISAFLEANLDSFLEIVQKLEKSK; encoded by the coding sequence ATGGCAAACGATCCTTACGCAAAGCGCCTGCTTTGGTTTGTGTTTGCCGGCTCAAGAGGCGGTATGAACAGGCTCAGACTAATTCAGGCAATTCAAAAGACACCACTAAATGCAAACCAGCTCGCAAAGGAGCTTGGCATAGACTATAAGGCAATCATTCATCATGTGATGGTCTTGGAAAAAAACAACCTCATTACAAGAATTGGGGAAAAATACAATGTCACGTTTTTCATTTCAGCATTTTTGGAGGCAAACTTGGACTCGTTTTTGGAAATCGTCCAAAAACTGGAAAAAAGTAAATAA